DNA sequence from the Candidatus Eisenbacteria bacterium genome:
CGCCGTTCGGGATTATTCTGTAGTCCCCGCCGAAGTACTTGCGTACGAAGTCTCTCGCAGGCTCACTGACGGCGATCCTTCCGTCGAGTTTTCGGTGATACCTCTTGAGGAAAGGTTTGAACAAGAAATAGCCGGCGCTTGATTCCGCCGAAGCATGGAAAGTCCCGAAAAGGAGAGCGTCCCCGGCAGTTCTCGTCGCGGCCAAGGGGAGCACGGGCACGAGAGGGCAATGCACGTGGACGACATCGTACTGCCCCTGACAGAGCAGGCGCCTCATTTTCCCATAGACATTCCAGCCCGTCGTGAGGTTGACGTAAGCCTTGTTGTATCGGATCAATACGTTGCTGCCGAGGCGTATGACATTGTTGCCCTCGGGGTAATTCGCGCGGCCGCCGTGGCCGCACGTGATGATGGTCACTCGATGACCCCTCTTGCGAAGCTCCAGGGCGGCGTGGTGTACGTGTTCCGTGACGCCGCCGTACTGTGGGTAGTATGCGTGTGTCACTATGGCGATGTTGAAGCGCCGCCTCACGCCGGACTCGGCGGAGGGAGGTTCCCCGCCACGTCGTGTCTGTGCCGTTTCAGCGGATTCGGTCTTGCAGACACATTTGGTCGCAGTTGGGTTTCTGGGTTCAGCTTCCGGAGGGTGAATCATAGTAGGCATGCTCTTCTGTCCGTTGCGCTTCTGAAAGCGTTCCACGCTTGACCTCGTCGGTCCAGACGCCTCTGAAGATACACCATTGGTCGAGGTTTTCCTCAATGTAAGATTCTACTCGGGAAAGGACCTGCCTAAACAGCTTCTCGATGTCCTCTGCCTTGTTGCCGGTCGAGACGGGAAGGATGGGCTCGCCCACGCTCATCCTGAAGCGGAGGGGGCCCTCTCTCTTCACGTAGCCCGATACGATGGCTGCGTTGGTCTTCAATGCCAGGGCAGCAGCGCCCGACGAAATCCGGGCGGGCTCCGAGAAGAAATCCAGCTTGAGTCCGTTTGCGAAAACGTCTCCGTCCACAAGCAAGACCACGACTTCGTTGTCTTTGAGCGCCCGGAAGAGCGCCCGGTAGCCCTCTTCCGGCGACACGACGTTTATGTTGAGTCTTCGCTTCACGTCCTTGACATGTTCGGACAGCGAGCTACTGAATTGTATTGCTGCGACCACGTGAAGCTTGTATCCCAGGAGGGCCAGCGCAGCTCCTCCCATTTCCCAGTTTCCGATGTGAGCGCTGGCGATGATGACACCGTTTCCCTTTGAAAGTGCCGAATCCAAATTCTGTAGACCTTCAAACGAAAATGCTCTCTCTATTCTCTGCCTATTGAGCACCGGAATCTTGAAGAACTCGAACAGAAATTCGTTGAAACTTCTGAAGATAAGTCTCGCTATCTGGTTCTCTGTGAGTACCCTGAATCTCGGAGAGGGAGAGTTGGCCAGAACATGCCTCACGTTGGAAAGCACTGCTGCGCGCCTGGAGGGGAACAAGTAGTAATGGAAGGCGGTTAAATTTCTTGCAACGAAGTATCCCAATCTTGCCGGCATGGCCGAAATGCATAGGCCTAGTACGTTGAAAAGCACAAGGGAAACCATCGTTGGGCAACTCCTAGCAGACACCTCGGCGTAACTCGCCAGAGAAGCTAATCAAACGACTCATGCTTGTCAAGCTATTTCAAATGTGAGGGGGGATGCGATACGCCTTGACAGGTGACTTGGGGTTCAATAACATGTGCCCAAAGGGCTAGGCGCTCTGTCTTGCGCTTGTCTTCGGAAGACCTGTGCATTCTGCTACGAAGGGACAAGAGCCTACGTCCTTATAAAGCGGGCAGGAGACGTACACCCGATTCGCCAATCTGCAGTAGATTGACGTCGTCCTTTTCGGTCCCAGTAGCCTTCTCGAGAGTGGTCTGAGTCTCATGCTTTCCTCCCTGGGGAAGCCCCGCGATGAGAGACCGCTTACTTTGGAGCAACTTGCGTGCCACGTCCGGCACCAGCAAGGAAGGAGCCGCAGATGCCCAGTCAGAAACTCATCAGATGCGAGGTGACCAAGCAGGGTTTTTCCGGACGCTGCACAGTGCGATACGTCCCCATGGAGATCTACGGCCTGTGGGAGTATCTGATGACGACCAAGCACAGCTTCGAAATATCAAGACCCCAGGCTTCTTTGTGGCTTGATATAGAGGAGTCTCCCGATCTGGCGTATTCGGAGGAGCAGTGTGAGAAGGTCACGGAATTGACGCTTTTCATTTTCTCCGAGAGAGACGGGATGTTTGGGAAAGTCAGTCGCTATTTTCCCGCAGAGAGCTACGCAGACGTCAAGAACATCTTCCTCAAGCACTACTTGACGAGCAACGTTGAACCGGGGTTGATGCCCCAGATGAAAGAGAGGCCCGGGTTCTGGATCAAGCGAAACGGCAAGTGCTAGTTGACAAGCCTGGCCTTGCTGCAGATTGCAAACCCCATTGCGTCTTGCAAGTGACTTGACATTCCTCCGTGTCCTACCACCAGCGCAACCGACCTGATTTACGTGTAGTCCGTTACAGAACTTGGAATTGCCACCGCCTTGTTTGCCGCAGAAGAGAGACCCTCGTGGCACGAAAACTGCTACTTCGGGACTCGGCAACAGCGGTACAGGAACGCCTCTAGAGGGCCTGCCTGGACCGACATTGCCGAAAGCTTCCCGGCATTATGCGATTCCGGGAACTTGAGCCGTGCAAGCGGAAAGAACGCACAAGCTCGAGCTGGATAGGAATTCTGCAGAGGTTTTTGGGGCCAGGCGCGTTCGGAGCAAGACCAAAGGAGAGGCAAAATGGTGGTCATAAGCTACTCTGGCAAGGAAGCGAATGCCAAGATTGTCTACTACGGTCCCGGGCTTGGAGGCAAGACCACCAACCTGGAGTTCATATACGACAGCGTCCCCGCGTCAAGCCGCGGCAAGATGGTTTCGATGAAGACGCAGACCGACAGGACCCTGTTCTTTGATTTCTTGCCTCTCGACCTTGGCGAACTTGGGGGCTTCAAGACCAGGTTCCTTCTCTACACTGTGCCTGGGCAGGTGTTCTACAACGCGACGAGGAAGCTTGTCCTGAGGGGAGTGGACGCAGTCGCGTTCATAGCGGACTCGGAGGTCGGCAAGATGGACGAGAACAAGGAAAGTCTTGCCAACCTCGTGGAAAATCTGGCCGAGTACGATCTCAACCTGGATAGCATTCCGTGGGTAATTCAGTACAACAAGAGAGACGTTGCCGGGGCTTACACGATTGAAGAACTGAACAGGGAACTCAACCCGAAGAACGCGCCGTACTTCGAGGCAGTTGCAACAGAGGGCACCGGCGTGTTTGAGACCTTCAGAGGACTCTCGAGACTCCTGCTCGAGAAGCTATCGGAGGAGATAGGACATCGGATGGTCATAAGCAAGTCCTTCGGCCGCAAGCAAGAACAGGAGATAGAGACTGAGTGTCCCGAAGTGACGCCGATTGCGAAAGCAGAGTCCTCTCACGAGTCCGACAAAGCAGGGCACGAGCTGGCAGAGCCGATGGAACCCGAGACAATAGAGCTGGCGTCCCAGGCCACCCAAGAGGCCTCGGATGTCGATTCGGAAGAGCTGGAGATAGTCTCGGAGATAGTCTCACAGGAGATTGGACCAGCGTCCCAGCAAGGCGAGCGGGTCATGGAACCTCAAGTGGAGCCTGAGCCTACCATTGCGCGCGAACACGAGATACTGCACGGTTTCTTTAGTGAGGGCGTCCAGAGCGCCTCGCTGGAGAAAGACATAGTGCGCGAAGAGGTCATCCTGTCCACGGAGTCTGATCTTGAGCCCCCGTCGCAGGTTCCCACGGCGGAGCAAGTGACGGAGAGCAAGGATCAGCCGGAGGAGCGTTCGATCGCACAGGAAACCGAACAAGCGGACGAGCAGATGACCGCGGACGAACAGACAGATCCGCTCGTGCACGAGCCGGCGAGCGAGCAGGTTACTACTGGCGACGAGTCCTTCTTCCGTCGCATGGTCAGGCGCAACAACGTGGGTATCTTTGGAGAACACCAACAGGAAGCGACAGAGCATGCGGAGCACACGGAGCACACGGAGAGCCCCTGCTCGAGCGAAGAGCCCAGTACCGATGTGAAGAGCCTGGAGCAGGTCATAACAATCCCCGCCGGCATGCTGCAAGGAGAGAAGGAACTTGTCATCACACTGCGGCTGAGAGTAAAGGCAGAGGCAGACAATGCAGATAATAGGGAGGCACCAGCAGACGAATTCCTGCTTGACGGCATCTCGCGGTAGTTCTTGAAGAGGCACGCTGCCCAGGTCCGCCAGGCGTTCGGCATAA
Encoded proteins:
- a CDS encoding lysophospholipid acyltransferase family protein, which encodes MVSLVLFNVLGLCISAMPARLGYFVARNLTAFHYYLFPSRRAAVLSNVRHVLANSPSPRFRVLTENQIARLIFRSFNEFLFEFFKIPVLNRQRIERAFSFEGLQNLDSALSKGNGVIIASAHIGNWEMGGAALALLGYKLHVVAAIQFSSSLSEHVKDVKRRLNINVVSPEEGYRALFRALKDNEVVVLLVDGDVFANGLKLDFFSEPARISSGAAALALKTNAAIVSGYVKREGPLRFRMSVGEPILPVSTGNKAEDIEKLFRQVLSRVESYIEENLDQWCIFRGVWTDEVKRGTLSEAQRTEEHAYYDSPSGS